One window of the Haloarcula rubripromontorii genome contains the following:
- a CDS encoding LUD domain-containing protein, translating to MATADEIRELMRTEGAAIAENTQGFNAGRYDSVGDLEDYEDLKRAARSIKEDAITELPELLDQLTETVEANGGTVYIADDAADANEYIREVADERAADRVVKSKSMTSEEIEVNEALEADGVDVVETDLGEWVLQVADEAPSHIVAPAIHKSRESIAELFNERFDPDEPLETAKELTHFAREKLGEQIADAEVGITGANFIAADTGTMALVTSEGNARKTVAATDTHVAVAGVEKVIPTVADLHPFIELIGRSGTGQDITSYVSLLTPPVDTPVVDFTDDETPLSEFDSDRDFHLVLIDNGRLEMRDDEQLRETLYCIRCSACSNSCANFQSVGGHAFGGETYSGGIATGWEAGIEGLDVAEEFNDLCTGCTRCVNACPVGIDIPWINTVVRDRINRDKETPGEWLVDGLTPDEEDDGAPLQKRFFGNFETVAKLGSATAPVSNWLADTGVSRQVMERVLGIDPRRDLPTFERETLVDWAAARDSQVDDPERRAVLYPDLYTNHVQVERGKAAVKVLESLGVDVVVPPAPSSGRAPFSQGMVATATDHAERVTEALDPHIQAGRDVVVIEPSDHAMFTREYERLVDESTFADIAANSYEVFEYVFGLLDNGASVDALSTVEGAEIAYHSHCQQRTLGLEAHTVAVLEECGYDVVTSDVECCGMAGSFGYKSDYYELSMDVGDRLRTQLRDDGVQDRPVVASGTSCLEQIDALLERQPRHPIELLAT from the coding sequence ATGGCGACGGCCGACGAAATCCGCGAGCTGATGCGGACCGAAGGGGCAGCAATTGCGGAGAACACGCAGGGGTTTAACGCGGGGCGCTACGACTCTGTCGGGGACCTAGAAGACTACGAGGACCTCAAGCGAGCAGCCCGCAGTATCAAGGAGGACGCGATCACGGAACTACCGGAGCTTCTCGACCAGCTCACGGAGACCGTCGAAGCGAACGGCGGGACAGTGTACATCGCAGACGACGCCGCCGACGCGAACGAGTACATCCGCGAGGTAGCCGACGAGCGAGCGGCTGACCGGGTCGTCAAGAGCAAGTCGATGACCAGTGAGGAGATCGAGGTCAACGAAGCGCTCGAAGCGGACGGCGTGGACGTGGTCGAGACGGACCTCGGCGAGTGGGTGTTGCAGGTCGCCGACGAAGCCCCGTCACACATCGTCGCCCCCGCGATTCACAAGTCCCGCGAGAGCATCGCTGAGCTGTTCAACGAGCGGTTCGACCCCGACGAGCCACTGGAGACGGCCAAGGAACTGACACATTTCGCCCGCGAGAAACTCGGCGAGCAGATCGCCGACGCGGAAGTCGGCATCACCGGTGCGAACTTCATCGCGGCCGACACCGGGACAATGGCGCTGGTCACCAGCGAGGGCAACGCCCGCAAGACAGTGGCCGCGACGGACACGCACGTCGCTGTCGCTGGCGTCGAGAAGGTCATTCCGACAGTCGCGGACCTTCACCCGTTTATCGAACTTATCGGTCGGTCGGGTACCGGGCAGGACATTACGTCGTACGTCTCCTTGCTGACCCCACCAGTTGACACGCCGGTCGTCGACTTCACGGACGACGAAACACCGCTGTCGGAATTTGATTCCGACCGCGACTTCCACCTCGTACTTATCGACAATGGCCGACTGGAGATGCGAGACGACGAACAGCTCCGGGAGACGCTGTACTGCATCCGCTGTTCGGCCTGTTCGAACTCCTGTGCAAACTTCCAGAGCGTCGGCGGTCACGCCTTCGGCGGGGAGACGTATTCGGGCGGTATTGCGACGGGCTGGGAAGCCGGCATCGAAGGGCTGGACGTGGCCGAAGAGTTCAACGATCTCTGTACCGGGTGTACGCGCTGCGTGAACGCCTGCCCGGTTGGCATCGACATCCCGTGGATCAACACCGTGGTCCGGGATCGGATCAACCGCGACAAGGAGACCCCCGGCGAGTGGCTCGTTGACGGCCTCACCCCCGACGAGGAAGACGACGGCGCACCCCTCCAGAAACGCTTTTTCGGAAACTTCGAGACCGTCGCAAAGCTCGGCAGCGCCACCGCGCCGGTGTCGAACTGGCTGGCCGATACGGGCGTCTCGCGGCAGGTCATGGAGCGAGTGCTTGGCATCGACCCGCGGCGCGACCTGCCGACCTTCGAACGGGAGACGCTCGTCGACTGGGCCGCTGCCCGTGACTCACAGGTCGATGATCCCGAACGCCGGGCGGTGCTGTATCCGGACCTGTACACGAACCACGTGCAGGTCGAGCGCGGGAAAGCCGCGGTAAAGGTGCTCGAATCGCTCGGCGTCGATGTGGTGGTTCCGCCGGCGCCGTCCAGCGGCCGTGCGCCGTTTTCCCAGGGGATGGTTGCGACGGCGACAGACCACGCCGAACGGGTCACGGAGGCTCTGGACCCCCACATTCAAGCCGGCCGCGACGTGGTCGTTATTGAGCCGAGTGATCACGCGATGTTCACACGGGAGTACGAACGCCTCGTTGACGAGTCGACGTTCGCTGACATCGCGGCGAACAGCTACGAAGTGTTCGAATACGTGTTCGGGCTGCTCGACAACGGAGCGTCCGTCGACGCGCTTTCGACCGTCGAAGGGGCCGAAATCGCGTACCACAGCCACTGCCAGCAGCGGACGCTGGGACTCGAAGCCCACACCGTCGCTGTACTTGAGGAGTGTGGGTACGATGTCGTCACATCTGATGTGGAGTGTTGTGGCATGGCTGGCAGCTTCGGGTACAAGTCCGACTACTACGAACTGAGCATGGATGTCGGCGACAGACTCCGGACACAACTACGAGACGACGGCGTACAGGACCGGCCCGTTGTCGCCAGCGGGACCTCGTGCCTGGAGCAGATCGATGCTCTGCTGGAGCGGCAGCCCCGTCACCCTATCGAACTGCTGGCGACGTGA
- a CDS encoding DUF2309 domain-containing protein, whose protein sequence is MSTESTIHDSIDTAATTVGSLWPIHSFVTANPLAGFEDQPFSEAVAQAAELLGGRGYPSAETFRAALERGQIDLEVLDAELSEAGYESDPETLLNRLAEVTDATDSDSSTTPNRVDQVLTKWLSAFLDEGSAHWSMPNREAGFYTAFRGVAEHDDEIPEAAVDALAETPTETIESVLASYPEHQWEAIFEEQLAALPGWTGLVKQRADDEGAWQSAYPITLAGYLAARLALLDAVGADIAPSDGGIDPDPTAELAGAFLRAWEATYRGDLVETVATESQSLTNSDTDGRPDAQLVFCIDTRSEIIRRHLEAVGDYETHGYAGFFGIPMEYQGYDTDVSVDACPPILDPQHHVTDVPTDSETQKSHDRLSGLRETADEIVETLEANAATAYGFVETAGSGYGLALAARTLVPGRVQDLFDAAEDSVPDDHEFCDPLVHHQHTYTGDLPVGLTTEEKVEYAATAFDLMGWETFSRLVVFTGHASETTNNPYDSSLDCGACAGNPGGPNARVLAEICNDEEVRAALRDRGFEIPDDTVFLAGEHNTTTAEVDLYDSDVPESHADDLSQLRADLATTRENAAAERAESMGVDGSSGVSETERRAADWAETRPEWGLAGNAGFVIGPRELTSGVDLDGRAFLHSYDWSTDPNGEALEAILTGPMVVTQWINTQYYFSTVDNAVYGSGSKVTHNPVGNVGVYQGNGGDLMTGLPLQSLMAADDEPYHQPLRLSTVIHAPVDRVTDILADHGELAALLDNDWLSLTVVDPTQDHRAFEYEHDLEWSPVSAISEADVAESTSPAAADD, encoded by the coding sequence ATGAGTACTGAATCCACCATCCACGACAGTATCGACACCGCAGCAACCACCGTCGGCTCCCTCTGGCCCATCCACTCGTTCGTGACGGCGAACCCACTCGCGGGGTTCGAGGACCAGCCGTTCAGTGAGGCGGTCGCGCAGGCGGCCGAACTGTTGGGCGGCCGTGGCTACCCCAGCGCGGAGACGTTCCGTGCGGCGCTGGAGCGCGGCCAGATCGATCTGGAGGTTCTCGACGCGGAACTCTCCGAAGCCGGCTACGAGAGCGACCCCGAGACACTGCTCAACCGGCTGGCAGAAGTGACCGATGCGACAGACAGTGACTCCAGCACGACTCCAAATCGCGTCGACCAGGTGTTGACAAAATGGCTGTCGGCGTTCCTCGACGAGGGGAGCGCCCACTGGTCGATGCCGAACCGCGAAGCGGGGTTCTACACTGCTTTCCGCGGGGTGGCCGAACACGACGACGAAATCCCCGAGGCGGCCGTCGACGCCCTCGCCGAGACGCCGACCGAGACTATCGAGTCGGTGCTCGCGTCGTACCCGGAGCATCAGTGGGAGGCCATCTTCGAGGAGCAACTGGCCGCCCTCCCGGGCTGGACGGGACTCGTCAAACAGCGCGCCGACGACGAGGGCGCGTGGCAGTCGGCGTACCCGATTACGCTCGCGGGATACCTCGCAGCACGTCTGGCGCTGCTGGATGCCGTCGGTGCCGACATCGCCCCCTCGGACGGCGGCATCGACCCGGACCCGACCGCCGAACTCGCCGGAGCGTTCCTGCGTGCCTGGGAGGCGACCTATCGCGGCGACCTCGTTGAAACCGTCGCCACTGAGAGCCAGTCACTCACCAACAGCGACACCGACGGCCGCCCGGACGCCCAACTTGTCTTCTGTATCGACACCCGATCGGAAATCATCCGCCGCCATCTTGAGGCCGTGGGCGACTACGAAACCCACGGGTACGCCGGTTTCTTCGGGATTCCGATGGAGTACCAGGGCTACGACACTGATGTGTCGGTCGATGCCTGCCCGCCGATTCTCGACCCGCAGCACCACGTCACCGATGTTCCGACTGACAGCGAGACCCAGAAGAGCCACGACCGCTTATCGGGCCTCCGTGAGACTGCCGACGAAATTGTCGAGACACTGGAGGCCAACGCCGCCACGGCCTACGGCTTCGTCGAGACTGCCGGGAGCGGATACGGCCTTGCGCTCGCGGCCCGCACGCTCGTCCCCGGGCGCGTGCAAGACCTGTTTGACGCGGCCGAGGACTCAGTGCCGGACGACCACGAGTTCTGCGACCCGCTCGTCCATCACCAGCACACCTACACCGGTGACTTGCCCGTTGGGCTGACCACCGAGGAGAAAGTTGAGTACGCCGCCACCGCGTTCGACCTGATGGGCTGGGAGACGTTCAGTCGCCTCGTCGTCTTCACCGGGCACGCCAGTGAAACAACCAACAATCCCTACGATTCGAGTCTGGACTGTGGCGCCTGCGCCGGCAACCCCGGCGGCCCGAACGCCCGCGTGCTGGCTGAAATCTGCAACGACGAGGAAGTCAGGGCCGCGCTTCGCGACCGCGGATTCGAGATTCCCGACGATACCGTCTTCCTCGCCGGTGAACACAACACGACGACCGCTGAGGTGGACCTGTACGACAGCGATGTCCCCGAGAGCCACGCTGATGACCTCTCGCAGTTGCGTGCCGACCTCGCGACTACCCGCGAGAACGCGGCCGCCGAGCGTGCCGAATCGATGGGCGTCGACGGTTCGTCGGGGGTCAGCGAAACGGAACGCCGCGCCGCCGACTGGGCCGAGACCCGCCCCGAGTGGGGGCTGGCCGGTAACGCCGGCTTCGTCATCGGTCCCCGCGAACTGACGAGCGGTGTCGACCTCGACGGCCGCGCTTTCCTCCACTCCTACGACTGGTCGACTGACCCCAACGGTGAGGCGCTCGAAGCAATACTCACCGGCCCAATGGTCGTCACGCAGTGGATCAACACCCAGTACTACTTCTCGACGGTCGACAACGCTGTCTACGGCAGCGGGTCGAAGGTGACCCACAACCCCGTCGGCAACGTCGGCGTCTACCAGGGCAACGGCGGCGACCTCATGACTGGCCTGCCGCTGCAGTCGCTCATGGCTGCCGACGACGAGCCGTACCACCAGCCGCTCCGCCTCTCGACGGTCATCCACGCGCCGGTCGACCGCGTCACCGACATCCTCGCCGACCACGGGGAGCTGGCAGCACTGCTCGACAATGACTGGCTCTCGCTGACGGTCGTCGACCCCACACAGGACCACCGGGCCTTCGAGTACGAGCATGACCTAGAGTGGTCGCCAGTGTCTGCCATCTCCGAAGCCGATGTTGCGGAGTCGACCTCGCCTGCGGCCGCGGACGACTGA
- a CDS encoding ABC transporter substrate-binding protein, translated as MTDAEKPPRARPTRRDYIKGAGVIAGGSLLAGCASDAVSDSTATEHSETPTTTETESYTVTMEPVGDVTFQTAPERWLPYGGAYADMGVALGQADGITGIGGADRYYTYVYDELPGVSVDQETIDEYPEVRTKEEFYELDSDVHLYDPQMLVNWFDWSESDIDEIAENVAPFIGNLIFRRSDEWHDYRYYTLYQAFEKIAEVFQEQARYEAFKQLHDDYIAGIQSQLPPAEERPSVLLTFEGTNEPESFSPYRLSDKGTSKKQWRDLGVTDALAGTDIDNLSTTNRGEYDYETLLSVDPDVILIRGHERKSVTEFRETVLQFMEDHSVGSQLTAVQNGRVYRGGYLRQGPIHNFFLTERAAQQLYPDIFGDVTSDTELFDRQQIADIVTGDFE; from the coding sequence GTGACTGACGCCGAGAAACCGCCGCGTGCCCGACCAACACGTAGAGACTACATCAAGGGTGCCGGGGTGATCGCGGGCGGCAGTTTACTCGCTGGGTGTGCCAGCGATGCTGTCTCAGATTCCACCGCAACAGAGCACAGCGAGACGCCCACCACAACCGAGACGGAATCGTATACCGTCACCATGGAGCCGGTAGGTGACGTTACGTTCCAGACGGCTCCCGAGCGGTGGCTTCCCTACGGCGGTGCCTACGCCGATATGGGCGTGGCTCTCGGGCAAGCCGATGGTATCACGGGTATCGGCGGCGCGGATCGCTACTACACCTACGTCTACGATGAGCTGCCCGGTGTTTCCGTCGATCAAGAGACGATTGACGAGTATCCGGAGGTCCGAACGAAAGAGGAGTTTTACGAACTCGACAGCGACGTACACCTCTATGACCCACAGATGCTCGTCAACTGGTTCGACTGGTCGGAATCGGACATCGACGAAATCGCCGAGAACGTCGCTCCGTTCATAGGGAATCTCATATTCCGTCGCTCCGACGAGTGGCATGACTACCGGTATTATACGCTCTATCAAGCCTTCGAAAAGATCGCGGAGGTCTTCCAGGAACAGGCCCGGTACGAGGCATTCAAGCAACTACACGACGACTACATCGCGGGGATCCAGAGCCAACTCCCGCCGGCCGAGGAGCGTCCAAGCGTTCTCCTCACCTTCGAGGGCACTAACGAACCGGAGTCGTTCTCTCCCTATCGACTGAGCGACAAGGGCACGAGCAAGAAGCAATGGCGTGACCTCGGCGTTACTGATGCGCTTGCCGGAACCGATATTGACAATCTCAGTACGACCAACCGGGGTGAATACGACTACGAAACGCTTCTATCGGTCGATCCAGACGTGATCCTCATCCGCGGCCACGAGCGGAAATCAGTGACCGAGTTCCGGGAGACCGTCCTGCAGTTCATGGAGGACCACAGCGTCGGCAGTCAGCTGACTGCGGTACAGAACGGACGCGTGTATCGAGGTGGCTACCTCCGCCAAGGTCCGATTCATAATTTCTTCTTGACCGAACGGGCAGCCCAACAGCTCTATCCCGATATCTTCGGCGACGTGACCTCCGACACCGAACTCTTCGACCGGCAGCAAATCGCCGATATCGTCACGGGTGATTTCGAATGA
- a CDS encoding Lrp/AsnC family transcriptional regulator, which yields MADEEIDDVDRAILYALQEDARNMSSGDIAERTDTSDSTVRKRINHLESREVIKGYSADVDYQQAGYPLRMLLYCTASIPDRGELIPKILDIDGVVSVQELVTGEENLLVTAVGESDSDITPVAQALLDMGLTVADEVLVRSHETTPFGKFDSENES from the coding sequence ATGGCCGACGAGGAAATCGACGACGTGGACAGGGCAATCCTGTACGCATTACAGGAGGACGCTCGAAATATGTCGTCCGGCGACATCGCAGAGCGAACCGATACGTCCGACAGTACCGTCCGCAAGCGCATCAATCATCTGGAGTCCAGGGAGGTCATCAAGGGCTACAGCGCCGATGTCGACTATCAGCAGGCAGGCTACCCGCTCCGGATGCTGCTTTACTGCACTGCGTCGATCCCAGACCGGGGCGAGTTAATCCCAAAAATCCTCGATATAGACGGTGTGGTATCGGTACAAGAACTCGTCACCGGCGAGGAGAACCTCCTTGTGACGGCTGTCGGCGAATCAGATAGCGATATCACCCCAGTTGCGCAGGCACTGCTCGATATGGGGCTGACGGTGGCCGACGAAGTTCTCGTCCGAAGTCACGAGACCACGCCGTTCGGTAAGTTCGATTCCGAGAACGAGAGCTAG
- a CDS encoding HEAT repeat domain-containing protein: MDDQPGAPPETKVATLLEEGKEADARAALEGLSRAEPETQQTCLQSLKTTAEGQPELFDGVLPSLTEFLQDSERPTRLTTAKLFVAVSEGAPDSVVPVVPALVERLADESEFYYVRARCAEALGYVAIDHPDAVVSPEVVADLRIGLEFDEPEVREKLAKALAHIALGSPDRLRYQVDSLAEHLHADNELVRYHLSTALVVIGSEHPEQLADAREALISCLEDESRYVRGRAAEALGLLAATDDIEPFPQLQLDALTDDHEFVAERVQFALSQNRGEELASGCAEIATKKTIRTHTADIVSEIRMSGGDGECPHCGLSIPDSGPPLCPSCGTPL, translated from the coding sequence ATGGACGACCAACCCGGTGCACCTCCAGAGACAAAAGTTGCGACATTACTAGAAGAAGGGAAGGAAGCTGACGCGCGGGCCGCGCTTGAGGGTCTTTCGAGGGCCGAACCAGAGACCCAACAGACGTGCCTGCAGTCACTCAAAACCACCGCCGAGGGCCAACCGGAGCTGTTCGATGGCGTCCTGCCATCGCTCACGGAGTTTTTACAGGACAGCGAGCGGCCAACGCGGCTTACGACCGCGAAATTGTTCGTCGCAGTCAGCGAGGGCGCGCCGGACAGCGTGGTTCCAGTTGTCCCGGCGCTTGTCGAGCGACTCGCGGACGAATCGGAGTTCTACTACGTCCGTGCCCGGTGTGCGGAGGCGCTGGGCTACGTCGCCATCGACCATCCTGATGCCGTCGTCTCACCGGAGGTCGTAGCAGACCTGCGTATCGGCTTGGAGTTCGACGAACCAGAGGTACGAGAGAAATTGGCGAAGGCCCTGGCCCACATCGCCCTAGGTAGTCCCGACAGACTCCGGTATCAGGTCGATTCACTCGCCGAGCATCTTCACGCGGACAACGAACTGGTCCGATATCACCTGAGCACGGCGCTCGTCGTTATCGGTTCTGAGCATCCTGAACAGCTTGCAGACGCCAGGGAAGCGCTCATTTCATGTCTCGAAGACGAAAGCAGATACGTCCGTGGGCGGGCGGCCGAAGCGCTTGGTTTGCTCGCCGCCACTGATGATATAGAACCGTTCCCACAACTCCAGCTCGACGCACTTACCGACGACCACGAGTTTGTCGCAGAGCGAGTACAGTTTGCTCTATCCCAGAACCGTGGCGAGGAGCTTGCTAGTGGATGTGCGGAAATAGCTACAAAAAAGACGATTCGTACGCACACAGCCGACATTGTCTCAGAAATACGGATGTCAGGGGGCGATGGCGAGTGCCCACACTGCGGACTCTCAATCCCCGATTCCGGCCCCCCGCTATGCCCAAGCTGTGGCACCCCGCTGTGA
- a CDS encoding LUD domain-containing protein — protein sequence MESKRASFEGSLEALGVSVSSTPEAELAAAVTEAVTEPAVGIALNESIGGEAFSLAETPVTVDPTPVALREATTGVTGAELGVGDYGSLVLTMTEQASELVSLFVERHVAILYEEDIRPDMDAAVAELDERFTETNGSAIIATGPSATADMGALVKGAHGPKEVHVIIVEEGA from the coding sequence ATGGAAAGCAAACGCGCTTCGTTCGAGGGATCTCTCGAAGCATTGGGTGTGTCAGTGTCCAGCACACCTGAGGCTGAACTTGCAGCCGCTGTCACGGAGGCAGTCACGGAGCCAGCAGTCGGGATCGCTCTCAACGAGTCGATCGGCGGCGAGGCGTTTTCTCTCGCAGAGACGCCGGTCACGGTCGACCCGACGCCGGTTGCGCTCCGCGAGGCGACCACCGGCGTAACCGGTGCCGAACTCGGTGTCGGCGACTACGGCTCACTCGTCCTCACGATGACCGAACAGGCCAGTGAACTCGTGAGCCTGTTCGTCGAGCGCCACGTCGCTATTCTTTACGAGGAGGATATACGGCCTGATATGGACGCAGCGGTGGCAGAACTGGACGAGCGGTTTACCGAAACGAACGGGAGTGCGATCATCGCAACAGGACCGAGCGCGACAGCCGATATGGGTGCGCTCGTCAAAGGCGCACATGGGCCTAAGGAGGTCCACGTCATCATCGTCGAGGAGGGGGCCTGA
- a CDS encoding glycerate kinase type-2 family protein → MIHNRSALTASAAHEVALDCIEAAVDAAAPAAATKSTVSRDGETLTIAGTTYDLDEYTDVVVVGGGKAAGGVTRALESVLGDSLCGGHIVSKQAVDTQTVQISVGDHPLPSDKNVGATTEILETVDEAGTDTLILFVLTGGASALLSAPAGNLTLEDLQTTTDRLLSGGVPITGINAVRKHLSDLKGGQIARRAAPATVAGVLISDVVGNDLSTIGSGPSVPDETTYGDALDVFDRYDLAPPPAVHDHLEAGREGQIPETPSPDDPAFDRVTNHLIADNATALDAAAAVAREAGYEPVVLTSRLRGEAREVAKPLVAIAEEATATGTPVEPPAVLLAGGETTVTVSGNGGQGGPNQEVVLSGVLAHDGDAVIAAVDTDGEDGSSDVAGAIANTSSIEDRERARGALLANDAGPHLSEIEATVETGPTGTNVNDVIVLVVPAPSE, encoded by the coding sequence ATGATTCATAACCGGAGCGCACTGACTGCCAGCGCTGCACACGAGGTGGCACTCGATTGTATCGAAGCCGCCGTGGACGCGGCTGCACCTGCGGCAGCCACCAAATCGACCGTCAGCCGCGACGGCGAGACGCTGACGATCGCCGGGACGACTTACGATCTTGACGAGTACACCGATGTTGTCGTTGTCGGCGGCGGGAAAGCCGCAGGCGGCGTGACACGGGCGCTTGAGTCTGTACTCGGCGACAGCCTCTGCGGCGGCCACATCGTCTCCAAGCAAGCCGTCGACACTCAAACCGTTCAGATTTCGGTCGGGGACCACCCGTTACCGTCAGATAAGAACGTTGGGGCGACGACCGAGATACTAGAGACTGTCGATGAAGCCGGCACGGACACGCTCATCTTGTTTGTCCTGACCGGCGGAGCCAGCGCGCTGCTATCGGCTCCGGCTGGGAACCTGACACTGGAGGATCTCCAGACAACGACCGATAGACTTCTCAGTGGTGGCGTTCCGATTACAGGGATTAATGCGGTCCGGAAGCACCTCTCAGACCTGAAAGGTGGACAGATAGCACGGCGCGCGGCTCCCGCTACTGTCGCCGGGGTACTAATCAGCGATGTCGTCGGAAACGACCTCTCGACCATCGGTAGCGGTCCGTCAGTCCCGGACGAAACAACGTATGGAGATGCACTCGATGTGTTCGACCGATACGACCTCGCGCCGCCGCCAGCCGTTCACGACCATCTCGAAGCTGGGCGGGAGGGCCAAATCCCGGAAACGCCGTCTCCCGACGACCCTGCCTTCGACCGTGTTACGAACCACCTCATCGCGGACAACGCAACCGCACTTGATGCCGCCGCTGCCGTCGCGCGGGAGGCCGGCTACGAACCAGTAGTCCTCACGTCTCGGCTGCGCGGCGAGGCCCGCGAGGTAGCGAAGCCGCTCGTCGCTATCGCCGAAGAAGCTACAGCGACTGGCACACCGGTCGAACCGCCAGCAGTCCTCCTTGCCGGTGGCGAGACGACCGTCACGGTAAGCGGAAATGGCGGACAGGGAGGCCCTAATCAGGAAGTTGTTCTCTCGGGAGTACTGGCCCACGACGGCGACGCGGTCATCGCTGCAGTTGACACTGATGGCGAGGACGGAAGCTCTGACGTGGCCGGGGCTATCGCCAATACGAGCAGCATCGAGGACCGCGAACGAGCCCGCGGCGCGCTGCTTGCAAATGATGCCGGCCCACACCTCTCAGAAATCGAGGCGACAGTCGAAACCGGACCGACTGGGACGAACGTCAACGACGTGATTGTACTCGTTGTTCCAGCCCCGAGCGAATAA
- a CDS encoding proton-conducting transporter transmembrane domain-containing protein, translated as MSGHNSSKTVGSLPDTTADSPLVPVALTWLVWSMFAASIAVLAVRVRTGFAWEIPGAVAIDGLTVLMWVVVTFFSGIVHSYSRRYLAGSRVKTAFFATVFGFTVVVMGLVAADHLALFGALWLAMGLLMAKLIGIASGWDQAQAAATVARKYFVASSALLTVALTALWWATGVTTVSGIAAAADSLGGPVWLAAAGALVLAAMIQSALLPFHGWLLSSMTAPTPASALMHAGFVNAGGILLTRFAPVITVDPALMLAIVGVGGASAIGGKLLKSVQTDIKGKLGCSTVGQMGFMIMQAGLGFFGAAITHLILHGFYKAYQFLSAGGQVEHTSPSEGTPHTIGTTASIVGVIGTLLTGLAGGAVFALLTGKGMTVDSGLLLTFFVVFTTLHAARNAVQQTSLPTVARYGAVPVVFFPAIVVYAAVYTGVSGLMPVSPATTELTLLHGVIAVVFVGIYTAIETGIHERSQRLYVALLNAGQPAADTVLTTTEDYNEY; from the coding sequence ATGTCAGGACACAACTCATCGAAAACGGTCGGATCACTCCCGGACACGACGGCTGACTCGCCGCTCGTGCCCGTCGCACTCACATGGCTCGTGTGGTCGATGTTTGCCGCGAGCATCGCTGTGCTTGCCGTCCGGGTCCGAACCGGGTTCGCCTGGGAGATACCCGGCGCGGTCGCCATTGATGGGTTGACCGTTCTGATGTGGGTGGTCGTCACCTTCTTCAGCGGCATCGTTCACAGCTACTCGCGCCGCTATCTGGCGGGGAGTCGCGTCAAAACGGCCTTTTTCGCCACCGTGTTCGGCTTCACGGTGGTCGTGATGGGGCTGGTCGCGGCGGACCACCTTGCCCTGTTCGGAGCGCTGTGGCTCGCCATGGGGCTGCTGATGGCGAAGCTCATCGGTATCGCCAGCGGCTGGGACCAGGCACAGGCGGCCGCCACGGTCGCCCGAAAGTACTTCGTCGCCAGCAGCGCGCTTCTCACCGTCGCGCTAACGGCACTGTGGTGGGCGACTGGCGTGACCACGGTCTCCGGAATTGCGGCGGCCGCCGACTCACTCGGTGGCCCGGTGTGGCTGGCCGCCGCAGGCGCGCTCGTGCTCGCGGCGATGATTCAGTCCGCCCTGCTTCCGTTCCACGGCTGGCTCCTCTCTTCGATGACCGCACCGACGCCCGCCTCCGCACTGATGCACGCCGGATTCGTCAACGCGGGCGGCATTCTGTTGACCCGCTTCGCCCCGGTCATCACCGTCGATCCTGCGCTCATGCTCGCAATCGTCGGTGTCGGCGGTGCCAGTGCCATCGGCGGGAAACTCCTGAAATCGGTTCAGACGGACATCAAGGGCAAACTCGGCTGTTCGACGGTCGGGCAGATGGGATTCATGATCATGCAGGCCGGCCTCGGCTTTTTCGGGGCTGCTATCACCCACCTCATCCTGCACGGCTTCTACAAGGCCTACCAGTTCCTCAGTGCCGGCGGACAGGTGGAACACACGAGCCCGAGCGAGGGAACGCCACATACGATCGGAACGACAGCGAGTATCGTTGGCGTCATCGGTACGCTGCTGACCGGGCTCGCCGGCGGCGCGGTGTTTGCACTGTTAACAGGCAAAGGGATGACAGTCGACAGTGGGCTCTTGCTGACCTTCTTCGTGGTGTTCACGACGCTCCACGCGGCCAGAAACGCCGTCCAGCAGACCTCGCTTCCGACGGTGGCCCGCTACGGGGCCGTTCCGGTGGTTTTCTTCCCGGCCATCGTCGTCTACGCCGCAGTTTACACCGGTGTCTCGGGACTCATGCCTGTCAGCCCTGCAACGACTGAACTGACGCTCCTACACGGCGTCATCGCCGTCGTCTTCGTCGGCATTTACACCGCTATCGAGACCGGGATTCACGAGCGGAGCCAGCGCCTCTACGTGGCGTTGCTGAACGCTGGCCAACCGGCGGCCGACACTGTGCTGACCACGACGGAGGACTACAATGAGTACTGA